Proteins encoded within one genomic window of Hermetia illucens chromosome 2, iHerIll2.2.curated.20191125, whole genome shotgun sequence:
- the LOC119648698 gene encoding uncharacterized protein LOC119648698, which produces MDELSSISHMFERGKTFDSSGNVIRNRLNLEQRINVLRQYDQTPDIRFLAEKFECGRRQIKTILRKRQKYLMMWKQTKKRTPRPDSSFLDAIGIILYEWVKRARCYNINITDDILRNFGQEIADLIKFQGFKPTSAWLIQFKQKYRILDMELNIKQETDMNPADRKPLGVSIIIEDLRQEYGDSLILPDGDSNEIEFPDEDSQSENPTMENFRSESIDSAIQMDIEKDHIGTEAANENDTEFAKEISNYREALNQLGPLEQFALLKENIRAVGLINQLENLFREEMLKDEMD; this is translated from the exons ATGGACGAGTTGAGCAGTATCTCGCACATGTTCGAAAGAGGAAAAACATTTGAT AGTTCCGGTAACGTTATACGGAATAGGTTAAATCTTGAGCAAAGGATCAACGTATTAAGGCAATATGACCAGACCCCAGACATTCGCTTCTTGGCAGAGAAATTTGAATGCGGACGGAGGCAAATCAAGACTATTTTGCGCAAACGCCAAAAATACTTGATGATGTGGAAGCAGACTAAAAAGCGGACTCCTAGACCGGACTCATCTTTTCTGGACGCTATTGGGATAATTTTGTACGAATGGGTCAAGCGGGCGCGATGTTATAATATAAACATCACGGATGATATTCTACGGAACTTTGGACAGGAAATCGCTGACCTCATCAAGTTTCAGGGGTTCAAACCGACCAGCGCTTGGCTCattcaatttaaacaaaagtACAGAATTCTCGACATGGAATTAAACATTAAACAAGAAACCGACATGAACCCTGCAGATCGAAAACCTTTGGGTGTTAGTATTATAATTGAAGATTTACGTCAGGAATATGGAGACTCCCTGATTCTACCTGACGGAGACTCGAACGAAATTGAGTTTCCCGATGAAGACTCACAATCTGAAAATCCTACTATGGAAAATTTCCGATCGGAAAGCATTGATTCTGCAATACAAATGGACATCGAAAAGGACCATATAGGAACAGAAGCTGCTAATGAAAATGACACAGAATTTGCGAAGGAAATTTCGAACTACCGCGAAGCATTGAATCAACTTGGACCATTGGAGCAGTTTGCTTTGCTGAAAGAGAATATTCGAGCGGTGGGTCTCATCAACCAACTAGAAAACCTTTTCAGGGAGGAAATGCTAAAGGATGAAATGGATTAG